A genomic window from Cytobacillus suaedae includes:
- a CDS encoding endonuclease MutS2, whose product MNQNTMKTLQFHMIKEAISTYCISELGKEKVDLLSPSTNKKQILSWLEEVTEAKEILRKSSSVPIHGLKGVQQILNNMNKGVPLRTDQLVAVYDLIDCAEKLRRFMKDKEGIAPKISTFVYSLFDLQELASEIVRCIRNGKVDDYASKELLKIRKQIAILEERIKDKIDKVVKSTKYAKYLQDAIVSVRNGRYVIPVKKEYRKNVNGTVLDASASGSTVYIEPEEISLIQDEISGLKFEEEVEEHQILMMLTGLVEKHEQEIKVSVDTMAHYDFVFAKAKYSQSINGRSVQINEHHTIKLRGAKHPLLHDQAVPLSLAMGEEYDALVITGPNTGGKTVAIKTVALLTLMAQSGIHIPVEEESEIAIFHQILVDIGDGQSIEQSLSTFSSHIKNIIEILKETTFQTLVLLDELGSGTDPAEGMGLATAILQELYKKGATILATTHYSEIKDYANNTEGFQNGSMEFDIETLKPTYRLIVGKGGESQAFAISLKLGIHPQIIENAHKITYKEEKKYGYSDDFRKSELDRQLGSDNKHIRSQKHKVKEEQKKDMVEFSIGDNVRIPSLNDIGIVFKPANDKGELIVFVKGEKLVINQKRVNLYIKAEELYPEGYDMSIIFETKEDRKIDKLLSKKHVEGVKIERNE is encoded by the coding sequence TTGAATCAAAATACAATGAAGACATTACAATTTCATATGATTAAAGAAGCAATCTCAACATACTGTATTTCTGAATTAGGGAAAGAAAAGGTTGATTTGCTGTCACCGTCTACTAATAAAAAACAAATTCTTTCCTGGTTAGAAGAAGTGACAGAAGCAAAGGAGATTTTACGAAAGAGTTCTAGTGTTCCTATTCACGGTTTAAAAGGTGTACAACAAATTTTAAATAACATGAACAAAGGGGTCCCCCTGCGTACAGACCAGCTAGTAGCAGTCTATGATTTAATAGATTGTGCTGAAAAACTTCGAAGGTTTATGAAAGATAAAGAGGGAATTGCCCCTAAGATTAGTACCTTTGTTTATTCATTGTTTGATTTACAAGAGCTAGCTAGTGAGATTGTAAGATGTATCCGAAATGGTAAGGTAGATGATTATGCATCTAAGGAACTTTTGAAAATCAGAAAGCAAATTGCAATCCTTGAAGAGAGAATAAAGGATAAAATCGATAAGGTAGTAAAGTCTACTAAGTATGCTAAATATCTGCAGGATGCAATTGTTAGTGTCAGGAATGGACGATACGTTATTCCTGTTAAAAAAGAGTATCGAAAGAATGTAAATGGAACAGTGTTAGATGCATCTGCTTCTGGATCTACGGTGTATATTGAGCCAGAGGAAATCTCGCTTATTCAAGATGAAATTAGTGGATTAAAATTTGAAGAAGAAGTTGAAGAACATCAAATATTAATGATGTTAACCGGACTAGTTGAAAAACATGAACAAGAAATCAAGGTATCTGTAGATACAATGGCACATTATGACTTTGTTTTTGCAAAAGCGAAATATAGTCAATCAATCAATGGTCGTTCGGTTCAAATTAATGAGCATCATACGATTAAGTTAAGAGGTGCCAAGCATCCTTTATTACATGATCAGGCGGTTCCTTTATCATTGGCAATGGGAGAAGAATATGATGCCCTTGTGATTACAGGACCTAACACGGGTGGGAAAACAGTTGCCATTAAAACCGTTGCATTGTTAACGCTTATGGCACAATCAGGTATTCATATTCCAGTGGAAGAAGAAAGTGAGATTGCCATTTTTCATCAAATTCTAGTAGATATTGGTGATGGCCAAAGTATTGAGCAATCGCTAAGTACTTTTTCATCACACATTAAGAATATCATTGAGATTTTAAAGGAAACAACCTTCCAAACTCTTGTATTATTAGATGAATTGGGGTCTGGAACAGATCCAGCTGAAGGAATGGGTTTAGCGACAGCTATTTTACAGGAGCTTTATAAAAAAGGGGCAACTATACTCGCAACAACGCATTATAGTGAGATTAAGGATTATGCAAACAATACAGAAGGATTCCAAAATGGGTCGATGGAGTTTGACATCGAAACCCTTAAGCCAACCTATCGTTTAATTGTTGGTAAAGGAGGAGAAAGCCAAGCTTTTGCCATTTCATTGAAACTAGGCATCCATCCTCAAATTATTGAAAATGCTCATAAAATCACGTACAAAGAAGAAAAGAAATATGGGTACTCGGATGATTTCAGAAAGAGTGAGTTGGATCGCCAATTGGGTTCCGATAACAAGCATATAAGAAGCCAAAAGCACAAAGTGAAAGAAGAACAGAAAAAAGATATGGTTGAATTTAGCATAGGTGATAATGTGAGAATTCCTTCTTTGAATGACATAGGAATTGTATTTAAACCAGCTAATGATAAAGGGGAATTAATCGTTTTCGTAAAAGGAGAAAAACTGGTCATTAATCAAAAGAGAGTAAATCTCTATATTAAGGCTGAGGAGCTTTATCCTGAGGGTTATGATATGAGCATTATTTTTGAAACGAAAGAAGATAGAAAGATTGATAAGCTACTCTCTAAAAAACATGTAGAAGGAGTGAAAATTGAGAGGAATGAGTAA
- a CDS encoding cupredoxin domain-containing protein gives MKLVYISKKWIMFVSFCFLAAITSWYVVDRETLPTAQDHNQEYVINMVTGEFKSKTEDGKEIEAYRWDPGTIYIPKGQNVKLSIYGVNGKEHPFIIEGTDIKGTVTKGKETIVNLKFDEEGVYRLICLTHPDIAHNGPMIAYIVVD, from the coding sequence ATGAAGCTGGTGTACATAAGTAAAAAATGGATTATGTTCGTTTCATTCTGTTTTCTAGCCGCCATTACAAGTTGGTATGTGGTTGATCGTGAAACCTTACCTACTGCTCAAGACCATAATCAAGAATATGTTATAAATATGGTGACTGGGGAATTTAAGAGTAAAACTGAGGATGGAAAGGAAATAGAGGCTTATCGTTGGGATCCAGGTACTATCTATATTCCAAAGGGACAAAATGTAAAATTAAGTATTTACGGAGTAAATGGTAAAGAACATCCATTCATCATTGAAGGTACCGATATCAAAGGAACTGTAACAAAGGGTAAAGAAACCATCGTCAATCTAAAGTTTGATGAAGAGGGTGTTTATCGCTTAATCTGTCTAACACACCCAGACATTGCACACAACGGACCCATGATTGCTTATATTGTTGTTGATTAA
- a CDS encoding cold-shock protein has protein sequence MAFGRKFEEEVVKVETKVWECSSDECKCWLRDNFKSTEIPACPLCNSEMVEATRELQALTNHSAINKATS, from the coding sequence ATGGCATTTGGTAGAAAATTTGAAGAAGAAGTAGTAAAAGTTGAAACAAAAGTTTGGGAATGTTCTTCGGATGAGTGTAAATGTTGGCTGCGAGATAATTTTAAAAGCACGGAAATTCCAGCCTGTCCATTGTGTAACAGTGAGATGGTAGAAGCTACTCGAGAGCTCCAAGCGCTTACAAACCATAGTGCTATTAATAAAGCTACAAGCTAA
- a CDS encoding pyridoxamine 5'-phosphate oxidase family protein: MNTTTLSPELVNLLQGEKIVSLVTMDAETNKPNLTIVSWLVAHEGGKVIKFALGHKGESVTNIQANPEVILGVIGAGSCYSIRGNASISEIIEKTMKYRVVTVEVEEVEDIIFYGGKITSEPEYVKTYNEELAKKLDAEVYEMLNQ; encoded by the coding sequence ATCAACACAACTACGTTAAGCCCAGAATTAGTAAATTTACTTCAAGGAGAGAAAATTGTTTCCTTGGTTACAATGGATGCTGAGACAAACAAACCTAACTTAACTATTGTTTCTTGGTTAGTTGCCCATGAAGGTGGGAAAGTCATTAAGTTTGCTTTAGGACATAAAGGCGAAAGTGTTACTAATATTCAAGCAAACCCTGAGGTTATTCTTGGTGTCATTGGTGCAGGTAGCTGCTATTCCATTAGAGGAAATGCTTCTATTTCTGAAATCATTGAAAAAACAATGAAATATCGAGTGGTAACTGTTGAAGTTGAAGAAGTTGAAGATATTATCTTCTACGGCGGTAAAATTACGAGTGAGCCAGAGTACGTCAAAACGTACAACGAAGAGCTTGCTAAAAAGCTTGATGCTGAAGTTTACGAAATGTTAAATCAATAA
- a CDS encoding thiamine pyrophosphate-binding protein, whose translation MSQTMKNVAEVLLEQLANRGVKRIYGVVGDAILGFMDAIGKQTTIQFIAVKHESVAAMMASAEAKLTGNLAVCTATMGPGLGNLLNGLADAHMDKAPVLAITGQAPTKKIGTDFKQYIDQQEFIKPVAAYTTLLSHPDAVTDIVCKAVHTSLSKGAVTHISIPKDMFSFPTKASVKSEAKLVRSTPQVNANDLLEVQSILSSARQPMILAGVGAKGAEKLIQDLAAKWGAGILVSLGAKTYFANATDHLLGGIGQGGNPYADEVFKQADVVLLVGDTWWPEGYVPTEAKIVQIDLAQENIGKGIPVEIGVLGDAKETLTLLVNELANHSPNHEWIQTCVNAKQQWDTKNEEEGSKTGTPIFPARIVRAIENCVEDNAILSIDTGDVTVWMNRNFRPKDQTFLFSGKWRTMGFGLPGALAAKLVQPDKQVVAIVGDGGLEMTLADLLTAVRYNLNITIIIFNNHALQMEKDKMIVGGYLQEGVDLTNPNFVGIAEACGLKGFQVENDSDLESTISEALQHNGPALIDVTTAAVVHPETKS comes from the coding sequence ATGAGTCAGACAATGAAAAATGTAGCAGAAGTGTTGTTGGAACAATTAGCAAATAGGGGTGTAAAAAGAATTTACGGAGTAGTAGGTGATGCGATCCTAGGATTCATGGATGCTATCGGCAAACAAACTACGATTCAATTCATTGCTGTTAAACATGAATCGGTAGCTGCAATGATGGCATCCGCAGAAGCTAAGCTAACTGGAAATCTTGCAGTATGCACAGCAACTATGGGGCCAGGCCTTGGCAATTTACTCAACGGATTAGCAGATGCGCATATGGATAAAGCACCTGTATTAGCCATAACGGGACAAGCACCCACTAAAAAGATTGGAACAGATTTTAAGCAATACATAGACCAACAAGAGTTCATTAAACCTGTAGCTGCTTATACTACTCTACTTTCACATCCAGATGCAGTTACAGATATTGTGTGTAAAGCTGTACATACTTCATTAAGCAAAGGGGCAGTTACTCATATTTCCATTCCAAAGGATATGTTCTCATTTCCTACAAAGGCTTCGGTTAAAAGTGAGGCAAAACTAGTGAGGAGTACCCCTCAGGTCAATGCTAATGATTTACTAGAAGTGCAATCCATCCTATCGTCAGCGCGTCAGCCTATGATTCTTGCGGGTGTCGGAGCCAAAGGGGCAGAGAAACTAATTCAAGATTTAGCAGCTAAATGGGGAGCGGGAATCCTCGTTAGTTTAGGTGCTAAAACGTATTTTGCAAATGCAACAGATCATCTTTTAGGTGGAATCGGTCAAGGGGGTAACCCATATGCTGATGAAGTATTTAAACAGGCTGATGTTGTCCTTCTAGTAGGCGATACATGGTGGCCTGAGGGATATGTCCCAACAGAGGCTAAAATCGTCCAAATTGACTTAGCCCAGGAGAACATCGGAAAAGGAATCCCAGTGGAAATTGGTGTTCTTGGTGATGCAAAGGAAACACTGACACTACTGGTTAATGAATTAGCTAACCATTCTCCGAACCATGAGTGGATTCAGACCTGTGTAAATGCAAAACAACAATGGGATACCAAAAACGAAGAAGAAGGTTCAAAAACAGGAACACCTATTTTCCCGGCTAGAATTGTTCGAGCTATTGAAAATTGTGTGGAGGATAATGCCATCCTTTCTATTGATACAGGGGATGTAACTGTTTGGATGAATCGAAACTTTAGACCAAAGGATCAAACATTTTTATTTTCTGGAAAGTGGAGAACGATGGGGTTTGGACTACCAGGCGCACTAGCAGCCAAGCTAGTACAGCCTGATAAGCAGGTCGTTGCGATAGTGGGTGACGGTGGCTTAGAAATGACATTAGCAGACCTACTAACTGCTGTAAGATACAACTTGAATATAACGATTATTATTTTCAATAACCATGCGCTTCAGATGGAGAAAGACAAAATGATTGTCGGTGGATATTTACAAGAAGGGGTAGATCTAACAAACCCAAATTTTGTGGGAATTGCGGAGGCTTGTGGACTTAAAGGGTTCCAGGTTGAAAATGACAGTGATCTTGAGAGCACTATTAGTGAAGCATTGCAACATAATGGCCCTGCATTAATTGATGTGACTACAGCAGCTGTTGTTCATCCAGAAACGAAAAGTTAG
- a CDS encoding Parvovirus coat protein VP1-like protein, translated as MHRRRRQGLCLRGYRWCGPGCHGPGAPLNGVDSCCQKHDLCYQKYGPSCRCDKELLDCLRSRQHLRNREGRDARLFYDFMKLRYMFNCR; from the coding sequence ATGCATAGGAGAAGAAGACAAGGTCTATGCTTACGTGGATATAGATGGTGTGGACCCGGCTGTCATGGTCCTGGTGCGCCATTAAACGGTGTTGATTCATGCTGCCAAAAACATGATCTATGCTATCAAAAGTATGGTCCTTCATGTAGATGTGATAAAGAACTACTAGATTGTTTACGCTCAAGACAACATTTACGAAATAGAGAAGGAAGAGATGCACGTTTGTTTTATGATTTTATGAAATTAAGATACATGTTTAATTGTAGGTAG
- a CDS encoding TetR family transcriptional regulator → MSPKVTEEYKEERKKEILKAAFEVFCKKGFEPTTMKDIVDASGLSRGGVYQYYSSTEEMFRDIIDRNDKIGRSDLAKLIDTAESIWKVVMDIVNGYRVIPTSNFAIVQFEFAVISWRSDSEDRFDYINKRLKFWRENLIDLISEGVKRGEFHPVQKVESIVNFMTNVFDGLVLHHHLTVASELDIDGQVDALVFYLKNVLQIKED, encoded by the coding sequence ATGTCTCCGAAAGTGACGGAGGAGTACAAAGAGGAACGTAAGAAAGAGATTTTGAAGGCAGCCTTTGAAGTGTTTTGTAAAAAAGGATTTGAACCGACTACGATGAAGGATATTGTGGATGCAAGTGGATTAAGTCGTGGTGGGGTATATCAATATTATTCAAGCACTGAGGAAATGTTTAGAGATATTATCGATCGAAATGATAAGATTGGAAGAAGTGATTTAGCAAAATTAATAGATACCGCCGAATCGATTTGGAAGGTAGTAATGGACATAGTGAACGGTTATCGAGTAATTCCTACATCTAATTTCGCCATTGTCCAATTTGAGTTTGCTGTAATAAGCTGGCGAAGTGACAGTGAGGACCGGTTTGATTATATTAATAAAAGATTAAAGTTCTGGCGTGAAAATCTAATCGACTTAATAAGTGAAGGTGTTAAAAGAGGAGAGTTTCATCCTGTTCAAAAAGTAGAATCGATTGTTAATTTTATGACCAATGTATTTGATGGTCTAGTTTTACACCACCATTTAACTGTGGCGAGTGAGTTAGACATTGATGGCCAGGTAGATGCATTGGTATTTTACTTAAAAAATGTACTACAAATTAAAGAGGATTAA
- a CDS encoding MFS transporter translates to MTVDQPSQSLWKNKAYLSLIASQTVSALGDWLDILAVLTLVAVKWNASPMAVSFLMLCFVGPMIVLGPFAGILGDKYDRKKIMIISDVVCAVLVVGVAFSSTLWQVYLLVFLKSCFVALFMPAKNGKLKEIVPNEQIQQAMGISSIIDNSAKILGPTLSGVLVASVGIQWAFYLDAISFILSAILLYGVPKTVHQLKEQNKGLETKESMAGSIKEGYLFLKTIPSLLLSLFLFSLTMLVLQMADTQIVVLLREMFTDPTQVTGFTMAASGLGMIVSSIVITKVKLPSVIVTTSIGGMGVGLIFALISVLAPFDESILIWLIPILGFIGGSSFGLASIPFQISVQTQTPVTKTGRVFGTIGSLTTLATIIGMTLGGVLSQLIGVVETYIISGCSLFLLGCITIVYKKQIESRDRHVSESDGGVQRGT, encoded by the coding sequence ATGACAGTAGATCAACCGTCCCAAAGTCTTTGGAAAAATAAAGCTTATTTAAGTTTAATTGCTTCTCAAACGGTATCAGCTTTAGGTGATTGGTTAGATATCTTAGCCGTACTAACTTTAGTAGCCGTAAAATGGAATGCTTCACCAATGGCCGTGTCATTTTTAATGCTTTGTTTCGTAGGACCAATGATCGTTTTAGGGCCTTTTGCAGGAATTCTAGGGGATAAATACGACCGGAAAAAGATCATGATCATTTCTGACGTTGTATGTGCGGTACTAGTTGTGGGAGTGGCCTTTTCTTCAACCTTATGGCAGGTGTATCTTCTTGTCTTTTTAAAAAGCTGTTTTGTAGCATTGTTTATGCCTGCTAAGAATGGAAAATTGAAAGAGATTGTTCCAAATGAACAAATCCAGCAGGCAATGGGCATTAGTAGCATTATCGACAATAGTGCCAAAATTCTTGGACCAACGCTTAGCGGAGTTTTGGTAGCATCTGTAGGAATTCAGTGGGCTTTTTACCTGGATGCCATTTCATTCATACTATCAGCTATACTTTTATACGGAGTACCTAAAACGGTTCATCAGCTAAAAGAGCAGAATAAGGGTCTCGAGACAAAAGAGTCTATGGCAGGGTCGATTAAAGAGGGTTACTTATTTCTTAAAACAATTCCATCTTTATTATTAAGCTTGTTTTTGTTTAGTTTAACGATGCTGGTTTTACAAATGGCTGATACTCAAATAGTGGTACTTCTTAGAGAAATGTTTACGGATCCAACACAGGTTACTGGTTTTACAATGGCCGCAAGTGGTCTTGGGATGATTGTCTCATCCATCGTCATTACAAAGGTAAAGTTGCCTTCAGTTATCGTAACAACTTCGATAGGAGGCATGGGGGTTGGCCTAATATTTGCATTGATATCCGTATTGGCACCCTTTGATGAATCAATTTTAATATGGCTTATTCCAATACTTGGTTTTATCGGAGGTTCATCATTTGGATTAGCGTCTATCCCGTTTCAAATATCTGTTCAAACACAAACACCTGTTACTAAAACAGGAAGAGTGTTCGGTACAATAGGTAGTTTGACTACGCTTGCAACGATTATAGGAATGACACTGGGCGGTGTGTTGTCGCAATTGATTGGGGTTGTAGAGACCTATATCATATCAGGGTGTAGCTTATTTCTACTTGGATGTATTACTATAGTATATAAGAAGCAAATTGAAAGTAGGGATCGTCATGTCTCCGAAAGTGACGGAGGAGTACAAAGAGGAACGTAA
- a CDS encoding MFS transporter: MWTANFFIAGSLTMILPFLSLYIETFGDFSSEYVQRWSGLVFGVTFVTAFIFSPIWGRIGDKYGRKKVLIILGFGLSLCVLLMGFVSSVFWLLILRLFMGLFAGFISMSQALISTQTPRHIAGKVLGTLQTGNVSGGLFGPLIGGLLADSVGFQYTFLLTAVTTGIAATLVVFGVKEIKNAKEAKEKKYTGKEVLRYIFTTPMLLMIMLISSIIQIANFAIQPLLALYVGELEGVATNIALLSGIAFSATGLGNLFFTRQWGKIGDRIGYEKVMMLLLLLSALIYLPQAFVTDIWQLVLLRFILGTVIGGLIPCRTAYIRQVAPLSIQGEVLGYNASFRFFGNVIGPAMGGILAGFMGISSVFFVTSGLFIVAAVLLYFAIQRQPVTLKGREVEG, from the coding sequence ATGTGGACAGCGAATTTTTTCATTGCTGGTAGTTTAACTATGATTCTACCTTTCTTGTCCCTGTATATTGAAACCTTTGGAGACTTTTCAAGTGAGTATGTACAGAGATGGTCAGGTCTAGTGTTTGGCGTTACATTTGTTACTGCATTTATTTTCTCGCCAATTTGGGGCCGAATTGGTGATAAATATGGTCGGAAAAAGGTCCTCATCATCTTAGGATTTGGATTATCGCTATGTGTGTTATTAATGGGATTTGTGTCATCTGTATTTTGGCTGTTAATTCTACGCTTATTTATGGGTTTGTTTGCAGGCTTCATTTCGATGTCTCAAGCATTGATTTCAACTCAGACTCCTAGGCACATCGCAGGTAAAGTGTTAGGTACATTGCAGACAGGTAATGTATCAGGAGGTTTATTTGGCCCATTAATTGGTGGTTTGCTGGCGGATTCAGTTGGATTTCAATACACATTTCTTTTAACTGCAGTTACGACAGGAATTGCTGCAACATTAGTCGTTTTTGGTGTAAAAGAGATCAAAAATGCAAAGGAAGCCAAAGAAAAAAAATACACAGGCAAAGAAGTACTACGCTATATCTTTACAACACCTATGCTATTAATGATTATGTTAATTTCTTCAATTATTCAAATAGCTAATTTTGCGATTCAGCCATTGTTAGCTTTATATGTAGGTGAGTTGGAAGGCGTAGCTACAAATATTGCGTTGTTATCCGGTATTGCATTTTCTGCTACTGGTCTAGGAAACTTATTTTTCACTAGACAGTGGGGTAAAATTGGAGACCGGATCGGCTATGAGAAAGTAATGATGCTTTTATTACTATTGTCTGCACTCATTTACTTACCACAAGCCTTTGTCACGGATATCTGGCAGTTAGTTCTTTTAAGGTTTATTTTAGGAACGGTAATAGGAGGCTTAATACCGTGTAGAACAGCGTATATCCGCCAGGTTGCACCACTTTCTATTCAAGGAGAAGTGTTAGGGTATAATGCTAGCTTTAGGTTCTTTGGAAATGTAATAGGACCCGCAATGGGAGGAATCTTAGCTGGATTTATGGGGATATCTTCCGTGTTCTTTGTAACAAGTGGCTTGTTTATTGTAGCTGCAGTTCTACTTTACTTTGCAATACAAAGGCAGCCTGTTACTCTTAAAGGAAGAGAAGTAGAAGGCTAG
- a CDS encoding MoxR family ATPase — translation MTVTLQSLGLPNHIIDLVNSRKEAVSSNKDELLIGSGGYTPAEPSIIFDAIIALSLGKNVLLKGPTGAGKTKLAETLSNLFHQPMHSINCSVDLDAEALLGFKTLNQTEGKTEIEFIPGPVINAMTSGHLLYIDEINMAKPETLPILNGVLDYRKMITNPFTGEVIRAKNGFGVIAAINEGYVGTVPLNEALKNRFVVIDVPYIQGDILKSVLVDQTQLKDEKLINAFVTLSSDLITQVRSGQISEEAASIRALIDTCDLAVFMPPVRAIQRGIIDKLEDDREKSAIMNIAETLFG, via the coding sequence ATGACAGTAACATTACAATCGTTAGGATTACCTAACCATATCATAGATTTAGTTAATAGCAGAAAGGAAGCAGTCTCTTCAAACAAAGATGAACTGTTGATTGGATCTGGGGGATACACTCCAGCTGAGCCGTCTATTATTTTCGATGCGATAATTGCTCTTTCACTTGGAAAAAATGTGCTTTTGAAAGGTCCAACTGGGGCAGGGAAAACAAAACTGGCTGAAACGTTGTCTAACCTATTTCATCAGCCTATGCACAGCATTAATTGTTCGGTAGATTTAGATGCTGAAGCCTTATTAGGGTTTAAAACCCTTAACCAAACAGAAGGTAAAACAGAAATTGAATTTATTCCTGGGCCGGTTATTAATGCAATGACAAGTGGACATCTTCTTTACATTGACGAAATTAATATGGCAAAGCCAGAAACCTTACCTATTTTAAACGGGGTACTAGATTATCGAAAAATGATTACAAATCCTTTTACCGGAGAAGTAATCCGAGCGAAAAATGGCTTCGGCGTGATTGCAGCTATTAATGAGGGATATGTTGGAACAGTGCCGTTAAATGAAGCATTGAAAAATCGTTTTGTTGTTATAGATGTACCTTATATTCAAGGGGATATTTTAAAAAGTGTGCTTGTAGATCAAACTCAGCTTAAGGATGAGAAGTTAATCAATGCGTTTGTTACCTTATCATCGGATTTAATCACTCAAGTTCGAAGTGGTCAAATCTCAGAAGAAGCAGCATCCATTCGTGCATTAATTGATACATGTGATTTAGCGGTGTTTATGCCACCAGTACGTGCGATTCAGCGTGGGATTATTGACAAATTAGAAGATGATAGAGAGAAGTCTGCCATTATGAATATAGCCGAGACCTTATTCGGGTGA
- a CDS encoding oligoribonuclease, whose product MIKLFSDSDLDGIGCGLVAKLAFGDEVEVAYCSYRNLNERVERFIDDPENNDAQIYITDLAVNEDIEKKLAERFKKGKHVQMVDHHVTAMHFNQYDWGFVQPEYEDGRKTCATSLYYEFLLEKNLITSSPALEEFIELVRQYDTWEWEANENTAAKRLNDLFFIISMEQFETEMLERLKTQESFSLNDTENMILDIEEEKIERYINAKNRQLVQTFVGDYCVGIVHAERYLSELGNALAKLNPHIDLITLVNVGTKKLGFRTIYDHVDVSAFAKQFGGGGHPKASGATLTKETFDMFVVNVFDQLAVRRDAPNNELNVKENKKGTFYVNRKREFSKIHKVTEQPWAVLHNNNLLEESFETFDQAEHYVKRNYGSGIAFDNEVISLLADSLKVSEEDVRKSYQEYLEKH is encoded by the coding sequence ATGATTAAGTTATTTTCTGATAGTGATTTAGATGGAATCGGCTGTGGGTTAGTAGCCAAACTTGCTTTTGGAGATGAGGTTGAGGTTGCGTATTGCTCTTACCGTAATCTAAATGAAAGAGTGGAACGATTTATTGATGATCCAGAAAACAATGATGCGCAAATTTACATAACCGATCTTGCTGTGAATGAGGATATTGAGAAGAAGCTTGCTGAACGTTTTAAAAAGGGAAAACATGTTCAAATGGTGGATCATCATGTTACAGCTATGCACTTTAATCAATATGATTGGGGCTTTGTACAACCAGAATATGAGGATGGTCGAAAAACATGTGCTACATCCTTATATTATGAGTTTCTTCTTGAGAAAAATTTAATAACATCCAGCCCTGCTCTAGAAGAGTTTATCGAACTTGTTCGCCAATATGATACATGGGAATGGGAAGCAAACGAAAACACAGCAGCAAAACGATTAAATGATTTATTTTTCATTATCAGCATGGAACAATTCGAAACAGAAATGCTAGAAAGGTTAAAAACTCAGGAGTCTTTCTCTCTAAATGACACTGAGAACATGATCTTAGATATTGAAGAAGAAAAAATTGAAAGATACATAAATGCGAAAAACAGACAGTTAGTTCAAACCTTTGTTGGTGACTATTGTGTTGGGATTGTACATGCTGAAAGATATCTTTCAGAGCTTGGAAATGCACTTGCAAAGTTAAATCCGCATATTGATTTAATCACATTAGTAAATGTTGGAACAAAGAAACTTGGTTTCCGAACAATTTATGATCATGTTGATGTGTCTGCATTTGCTAAACAGTTTGGTGGAGGAGGCCATCCAAAGGCATCTGGTGCCACTCTCACGAAAGAAACGTTTGACATGTTTGTCGTAAACGTATTTGACCAGCTTGCCGTTCGAAGAGATGCTCCTAATAATGAGCTGAATGTGAAGGAAAATAAAAAAGGTACATTCTATGTGAATCGTAAACGTGAATTTAGTAAAATTCATAAAGTGACTGAACAACCATGGGCTGTCCTTCATAATAACAATTTACTTGAGGAATCGTTTGAGACATTTGATCAAGCAGAGCATTATGTAAAAAGGAATTACGGCTCAGGAATCGCGTTTGATAATGAAGTCATTTCATTATTGGCGGATTCATTAAAAGTCAGCGAAGAAGATGTAAGAAAAAGCTATCAAGAATATCTTGAAAAACACTAG